The Bacteroidota bacterium genome contains a region encoding:
- the ispF gene encoding 2-C-methyl-D-erythritol 2,4-cyclodiphosphate synthase translates to MKIRVGFGFDVHRLNEGEQLWLGGILITHTKGTVAHSDGDVLIHAICDALLGAANLRDIGFHFPDTSADFKGIDSKELLKTVIKLIEEKSWQVENIDSTLCLEKPKINPLINDMVATLAPILKVDADAVSIKATTNEQMGFVGREEGVTAYAVVLLKSK, encoded by the coding sequence TTGAAAATCCGTGTTGGATTTGGGTTCGATGTACACCGCCTTAATGAGGGCGAACAGCTCTGGCTGGGTGGCATACTAATAACACATACCAAAGGCACAGTGGCACACAGCGACGGCGACGTACTGATACATGCCATTTGCGATGCGTTACTGGGTGCTGCAAACTTGAGAGATATAGGTTTCCATTTCCCCGATACTAGTGCCGACTTTAAAGGTATTGACAGCAAAGAACTTTTGAAAACGGTTATTAAACTTATAGAAGAAAAAAGCTGGCAGGTCGAGAATATTGATTCCACCCTATGCCTCGAAAAACCAAAGATAAACCCACTCATTAATGATATGGTGGCTACCCTTGCCCCAATATTAAAAGTGGATGCCGATGCCGTTTCCATTAAAGCCACCACCAACGAGCAAATGGGTTTTGTAGGCCGCGAAGAAGGTGTTACCGCCTATGCCGTGGTGCTCCTCAAATCTAAATAA
- the porV gene encoding type IX secretion system outer membrane channel protein PorV produces MTKNRNYILISCLSVFTLAAKGQSSSSSVLDFARKLNTITTSVPFLSIAPDARAAGMGDAGVAVSQDANADFWNASKLAFADKKKSFSINGAPWLRSLVNDVWLYYLSGYAKIDDRSAWSAGMRYFSLGSIQFTDNNGNPIQLFTPSEYALDGAYSRKLSDEWSIGIGLRFIYSNLAGRVSTVGGGQARPGIAGAGDLTGYWQHDGKLKDYKARYSFGATLTNVGNKITYTNSANRDFIPTMLRTGFCTKVDFDEFNSFATNLEFHKLLVPTPPQRDPNNGKITKGMDPNVSVPQGMVQSFYDAPNGFKEEMSEINWVLGIEYWYQKQFALRAGFHHEPYNKGNRKFFTFGVGLKYNVFGIDFAYLVPIQQRNPLENTLRFSIHFDFTSSTTTNP; encoded by the coding sequence ATGACAAAGAATAGAAATTACATTTTGATTAGCTGTTTATCAGTATTTACATTGGCGGCCAAAGGTCAATCATCATCATCATCAGTTTTAGATTTTGCTCGAAAACTCAATACCATCACAACCTCCGTACCTTTCCTATCCATAGCCCCCGATGCTAGGGCTGCGGGCATGGGCGATGCAGGTGTTGCGGTGAGCCAGGATGCGAATGCTGATTTTTGGAATGCCTCCAAACTGGCTTTTGCCGATAAGAAAAAATCTTTCTCCATTAATGGTGCCCCTTGGCTCCGTTCCTTGGTGAACGATGTGTGGCTATATTACCTTTCGGGTTATGCAAAAATAGATGATCGCTCTGCTTGGAGTGCGGGCATGCGTTATTTCTCGCTTGGTAGCATACAGTTTACCGATAATAATGGTAACCCAATACAACTTTTCACCCCTAGCGAATATGCACTCGATGGTGCTTATTCACGTAAGTTGAGCGACGAATGGAGCATAGGCATTGGTCTACGTTTTATCTATTCCAACCTTGCGGGCCGTGTAAGTACCGTAGGTGGTGGCCAAGCCAGGCCCGGTATTGCAGGTGCAGGCGACCTTACAGGATACTGGCAGCACGATGGTAAACTGAAAGATTATAAAGCCCGCTACTCCTTTGGGGCCACACTTACCAATGTGGGCAATAAAATAACTTATACCAACTCTGCCAACAGAGATTTTATACCAACAATGCTTCGCACCGGTTTTTGTACCAAAGTCGACTTTGATGAGTTTAACTCATTTGCTACCAATCTGGAGTTTCATAAATTACTAGTGCCGACCCCACCCCAACGCGATCCCAATAATGGTAAAATTACCAAAGGCATGGATCCCAACGTATCAGTGCCACAAGGTATGGTACAATCTTTTTACGATGCACCCAATGGTTTTAAAGAAGAGATGAGCGAAATAAACTGGGTATTGGGCATTGAGTATTGGTACCAAAAACAATTTGCCCTTCGTGCAGGTTTCCATCACGAACCTTACAATAAAGGCAATCGTAAATTTTTCACCTTCGGTGTGGGTCTTAAGTACAATGTATTTGGGATAGATTTTGCTTACCTTGTGCCAATACAACAGCGTAACCCTTTGGAGAATACACTTAGGTTTAGCATCCATTTCGATTTTACAAGTTCCACTACCACCAATCCTTAA